The DNA segment ATCAAGGTGAAGGGGCGAAAGACTACAACTATAGAACCAGAGAGTTTTCCCTTTTTGCTGAAGTTTATCGTAAAAATCTTCTAATCTCTGACCACCCTTGTAGTACGTACTGAGGAGAGGACAGATAATATCGCAGTAATCCAGTGTCTCTTTAGCAAAATTTATATCCCATACCTGTGTCCCGGTAGGATCGATAAATATAGAAATCTCTGAAGTGCCATTTTTAATCGCCCTTGCCCAGTCCAGAATAGCTTTAAAAGCAATCTCAGTATTAGGTTCATCTATTAAATGAATCCCAACCTGTCCTGGTTTTAATCCTATTTCTCTGTTATGCTTTGCCCAGGCTGCCGCCCATTGACTTACAGCTTTATTGAAAATTTGACTGCCTCTTTCTTTGCCGACAAAGGAACTAGTGGGGCAAATGCAAGCAAGCAGAATATAATAATGAGCATCCGGCCACATCTTCACCCACTCATCGAATTTGGAGAAGTCAGGAGCCTGAATAAGGTTTCCTTCTGCATCAATATCTTCCTGTTTTGGCCAGGGAATAGTCTTACTCTTGTTCCACCAGGAATTGCCCCAGGGAACATTTACGAAGTGAGTATTCATATCCTTAATGGCTGCTTCTCTATTTTGAGGGGTTATTCCTAAGAAAGATGATGGACATGCATCAACATAGTCGAACATGCCAAAACAGAAATCCGGCTTCTCCGGGAAAGAGATGGGAGCCAGAGAAAGTTGAAGAGGAATTTCTTTGGTTAATGTTTCGCATTTAATGAGGATGCTACCGTGATAATCCCCAGGCGAAACTTTTTTGGGATGAAAAGAGAGCCAGATTTGCTTGGTCATTCCAGAGGGAACTGCTGTGATATAGAAATTAGCTTCTTTTTCTATCTCTGTTAAAGCAGAGGCAACGACTATTCCTTCTCGGGTATCTACATATTCTACTTGATAAACTCGAACATAATCAGGATTTATCCCCTTTGGCAGACCCCTAATTTGAAACCTGGCTTTTATGTCTTCTTCTGAAGCATTTGTAAGATTAAATACTTCAGCACGGTATTCATTTTGCATCATTGTTACTTTTAGATTAGGAAAACTACCCATTGGTTCTTCGAAAAGAGTTAAAGGTACATAGCGGTGTTTATGCCAGAGAGAGAGAGAAGGGAAACCTTGGGCGGAAAGAATTTTGGCATGAAGTTTAAAGATTCTTCGATGCAAATGATTATAAGGAACAATGGCTTTGAACTCCTCCCATTGGTTTGGATAATCAGACTCTTTAATCTGCTTAGCGATACTTTCTGTTTCCTGGAGTGCTTTTTTCTTATTCTGAGAATGAAGTTTGGAGGTTTTTATCAGACTTTTTACTTCTTTGAGGTCTAACCGGAACCGACGACGGCAACCACTTTGTGTGAATTGCCTTTTACTTAATAGTCCAGCAGCAGTTACAGGTTCTCCAGAATAAGGAAGATTCAGAAAGGAGGCATCTCCTCGATAAACCTCAATCTCGTCACAGAAAACATAGTTATCGCTACTGGGACAAAATGGTAATAACCTGATGTAGCGTCCCTTAGTCTCCAGTTTATCAGTTTTGTAGCGGAAGGTTTGATGCACACCGGGTTTTGGTAAAGAGCATTCAACTAATTGTGTCAGGTCTTCTACCAGGAAAAATGTTTTGCCATCCTCGCTTGCTAAGATATAAATTGCCAATGGCCAATTCACTCCTGCAATACCGGCAGCGGTGCTAAAAGAGATGCCTTTTATTGGCTCTACCCTGCCTAAGTCAATCGTGATAATAACTTGCTTTCTTGGTCTACTAGTCCAGCCTACGGTAGTCTTCTGAGTCCAGAAACTACCAACTCCAGCTGAGTAGACACCATCGGTTAGTTGAGTCTTATCTCCGGTATCGGTACAATGAGGATAGTTCGGGGATGGAGAGAGACTATAAGGTTTCTGGAAGGCAATATTATTTTTATTTTCCTGAGCAAAAGCAACAGTAGAAATTAAAATCCCCAAAATACCACAAATAATTTTCGTAATTTTCCCTTTCATTTTTTCTTCAAATCCTTACTCTTTACAATATAGGTGATAATTTGATCTTACTGAGCATATTTGTGAGGTTCTCCAATGAAAGATCTATCTCCTTTTGCTCACGGAGAGGAATAGAACCTTTTTTCTTTATTCTTTCCACCTTTTTTTTAAGAGAGGCTATTTTTGCTTCTGCATCCTTTTTCATCTTTTCTGATTCAGGAGAAAGATTGGTAAAAGAAGCAATCTTATTTTCTTTTTCCTCTAAAGTTTTTTCCCAGAGACTTATCTTCTCACTAATTCTTTCCTTAGCAGGAGTCCATCTTTTCTCTATATCTTCTTCATAGGCTTCTTCCGTCGGAATTTCTCCCTCTATTTTAATGTCATCAACATAAACTACTATTCTTTCCCCTTTTTTTCCATAAAGGAAAATACCGATCCTATTTACATAGACACCAACATTTTCTTTTCCTACTGCCCAGCCCCCGCGGATTATCGTCTTGACTAATACCTGGCTAAACTTAACTAAATCTTTCTCTATCAGTTTCCATTCCCCTTTTTCCCCATAATCAAAACGCCAACACCCAGAACCGGCAGGACAAGTAACCCCTGCTCCTAAAGCAGCTCTACCAGTAGTCTCTTCTCCTAAAAAGATACGAGCGGAGAAGTTAAGTTTTCCTTCTGCTGGAACTTTTATTGGGATATACCAGTAGAAGTAACAGCTTTCATGAAAGGTTACATCAAGTTTAAAGGAATTCTTCCCGGAATATGCTTTTTCCTCTGTTAATCCTTTGAAGTCTATCGTAAGCTTGTGCTTACTAAGTGTCCATACCTTTACCGGGTCAGTCTTCTCAAAATCCTGGGTATAAAGAAAAGATTCTTTTTCTAACTCTTCTGCCCCTACTCCCTTAAAACCTAAAAGTAAAATCACTACTATCAAAATCTTCTTTAACATAATCTGTCTCCTGTTATTGTTATGGTTATTGTTATGGACGGGCATATGTTCCCCACATTCCATCTTTATTCTTTATCCAGTCATAGAGACTTATCCATTTCACATGTCCGTCAGCATATAGAAAGTTTGCCCCTTCATTGTGTCGGATGGAAAGCCTGTTGTAAATATCTGCCATGAAGCTATTGGTATCATTTATACCATCGCCATCCCGATCTGAATTAAGCGGATACTGAGTGGGATTGTGAATTGCACACGTCACAGCGTCTCCTAATAGAAAGACATTAGCTGGAACCTTATATAGCCTTCTTGAACCGTTCTGAGCTGATACTGGTCCCTGCCCAAAAACAACGTAATAGTTTGCTCCATAGCTAGCATCTGTTCCCGTAGAAGTCGGGCATCTAATGTAATCTTTTCCAGCGTATTCACTTGTTGTTTTCCCTAGATATGGACTAATTTCTTGATGCCAGAACAGGCAGTCACCGGAGGTCTCAAGATAAAAAGGAAGCCAACCATCATAATCATCAGCATACATTGTAAATGCCAGGCCAATCTGGCGAAGATTTGAAACACATTTTATCCGCCTTCCCATCTCCCTTGCCTTACTCAATGACGGAAGCAGCATTGATGCCAAAAGAGCTATGATGGCTATTACAACAAGCAACTCAAGCAAGGTAAAACCCAAAATTTTGCTTCCCCGGATTCTACGAATTTTACTAAACATTGTCACTCCCATCTTCATTTTATCATTTTGCTTTATTTATCACAAGTTGTAGGTATAACATAGCTTCTTTGAGGGTTGCGGTATTGGAATATTGCTGTCTTCCAATACACCTCCGGACAGCTCTTTTTAACCTCTTCTAAAGATACCTTTTTTGACCTAAATCCCTCTATATATAACTTATCTGAAATTGTTACCTTAGCATAATTCCCCCACCAAAACATCGCTGCGAAAGTGATATAATTAACACCTCCAAGAACAAGTTGTTTATTACAATGTTTATGCCCAAAAAAACAAGCTAACACCTTGCCGTCAGCCGTAAACATCTCTCTTAATTCCCATCCATTATGTATAAAACCAGCGTTGGTCAGCGAGGGCGGGACATATTCTCCTTCGACAGATTCAGGCGGCATGCAATGCAACTCTTCATGACAAAAAACCAATTTGATTTTTTCACGATTAGCTGCTAAGTCCTCTTTTAACCATGCTTTTTGCGTATCATCAATCCAGTACCAACCCCCTCCATCCTTACCTGCTGGCACTCCTGGCGGTCTCTTATTGTTTCCATCCAGAACAATAAAATGATACCTTTTTATATCAAACGAATAATATCTATGCAGTATCCTTGTATGGGCCACAACCTCATCTTTAGTAATATCTTCTGCATGATGAGTGGATTTATATAGATCTTCAGGTGTAATTTTCTCATCACCGCCTTCAAAGAATCCCATATCATGATTGCCTATTACAAGGTAATAAGGGCATGGTAGTCTTGAGAGAACAGAAGTATGATGAATAAGCCCTTTCAACTGACCGTCATGCTTTTCTCGAGTAGTTGGAACCTTGCCAAATCCGGGAGCGCCGCACTGTACCGCAAAATCTCCTAAGTCAATAACAAAATCCGGCTTCCACTTCATCATTGCATCAACATAATCCTCAAGAAGATCTTCGCGGGGCGGCATCGTCCTTCCCGGTAAATGAGGATCTGCGCTTACTCCAAATCGAACTGAACAGTCATTGTTAATTTCCTCCTTGCTCAAAGCTTTTTCGTAAATTCTAACTTCGTCAATGATGCCGGCAAAAAATCTGCTATTAGCTTTAGGCACAGTTCCAATACAGATTGTTCCTGTTATCATTGCTGGAGTGTGAGCTTTTGTTGTACTTGCTGGCTGAAGGATGCCGTTTATATATAATTTCAAGGATTTGTCTTTATTAAAAACTCCTGCGATATGATACCATTGATTTGGCAGCAGTTGACCACCAGCTATTCTATAGCCCTTATCCAAACTGGGGCAACCTTGCATGAATATGACCTTACCTCTCTGTAGTTCAATTCTCATATTTTCAAAAGACATCATACAATGGCTGCCTGTGGTAAGAGCAGGTTTAACCCAGAACCCCACTGTATAGCTGCTGTTTTTTATATTTCGTGTTATATTTTCCCCGCAATCAATGTAGTCATCTATTCCGTCCAACTTTAGGGCATAGCCAAAATCGCATTTGACCCATTTCGCTCCGTGAATTCTTCCATGATTGGAATTACCTGAGACATCCTCAGTTATACTTCCTCCCCCTCCATCAAAATTCCAGAACGCTATTAATCCTTTTTCTTCTCCCCAGCTATAACTGCCAAACCCAAGAAAAAGAAAACACATGGTTAGTGCTATAAAAATCTGCCCCATGATACTATTTCCTATTGATAATTTTTTCATCTCTCCCCCTTTTATTTTTATGTTATAGTTTTCTCATTTAGCCCTTTTTTGAACTTTATTAAGAAACATTCTTCTTCCCTTTTCAAGCGCACCTACAAAATAGCGAGAAAATAAAACTGTAGCGTCTTCATATCGCGTTCCTTTAGTAAGCTTAATAGCCTTATCAGCCAAGCTTCGATATTCTGCTGTTAATGATTCTGTAAAATATTTTTCGTATATATCGGATTGTATTGGAAAAGGGTCTGTTTTCTCTAAATTCATTTGTACATATTGTGATTCTATTGATTTTAGTATTTTCCCAATATACGTTGCTGCTGGACCATAGAAATTTTGCAAATAATCGTCTATAAGAACATCTATATCCAGCTCTGGATTCCATAGAAGCTTGTATATAATGTATCTGTTCAGATGTTCTAATATAATACCATCTCTATCTTCCTCAATAAAAACATATTTACCATATTTTGCAATATCTCTAAAATATTTTGAGAGAAAATGAGGCATATAAGAGGGAATACCTGCTTGTGAAGTTCCTCCCAACACTCCCAACATACGTGGTAAGTAATGAATATAATATATCAAAGAATTACTGATCATTCTGTGCCAACGTTTAACTAAATTTAGATACTTGTTATATTCTTCATGTTTAATCAAATTATAGATTTCACATGTTTTATAAGGGCAAATACCTACTATAATATTATCAGGAAGTTTTTTTAGTCCTTCTGGAATTTCTGTAAATGTCAGATATGCCAGACAGGTTAGCTTTTTTTCAGGGAATTTTTTTTCAATTTCTTTTCCGACACGCGCTACAAAGTTCCATATTAGTTTACTGTGTCGAGATTCAAAGGACGCCTTGTCATCTGTAAGCGATCTGCATTTCTTGCAATGACATGCAGCAAGATGATATGAATCATGGGGAAGCAGAGTAAATGTATCTCCATACGCTCCATATGGACTCCACCCCTTATTGTATTTATTATGCAAAGTTGAAATAAACGGTATACGCGACTGTACTGGCTTACCTGAAAAATAGGCTTCAATATCCTTAATTGTTTCTTCAAAGACTCCTTTCTCCGAATAGCAAAGATGCCCGCTAAATTCTCTTCTTGGAGAATGTTGTTTCAAATCTCTTTTTCCGTTTTTAGAAATTGCAAAATATTCTGGATGACTCTTACCAAAACGCTTTTCCCAAAAATGCCGATTAGGCCTATGATTAAAAGCCATCCACATGCTTGAAGCTCGCATACGTAACAGCCACAGACGATATTCCTTATCGCTCCATGCAAGATCTTTATACTCAGACGGAAATAAGACTTGTGGGAATAAAGCTTGGTTCTTCGATGGTAAATCTTTGGGTTTAGTCCACATGTTCGGTAAAACACACCGCAATGCAAAATGTGGTTCATCAGTAAATTTACGTGGTTTTACTGTAATATCCTTTCTGCC comes from the bacterium genome and includes:
- a CDS encoding metallophosphoesterase — protein: MKKLSIGNSIMGQIFIALTMCFLFLGFGSYSWGEEKGLIAFWNFDGGGGSITEDVSGNSNHGRIHGAKWVKCDFGYALKLDGIDDYIDCGENITRNIKNSSYTVGFWVKPALTTGSHCMMSFENMRIELQRGKVIFMQGCPSLDKGYRIAGGQLLPNQWYHIAGVFNKDKSLKLYINGILQPASTTKAHTPAMITGTICIGTVPKANSRFFAGIIDEVRIYEKALSKEEINNDCSVRFGVSADPHLPGRTMPPREDLLEDYVDAMMKWKPDFVIDLGDFAVQCGAPGFGKVPTTREKHDGQLKGLIHHTSVLSRLPCPYYLVIGNHDMGFFEGGDEKITPEDLYKSTHHAEDITKDEVVAHTRILHRYYSFDIKRYHFIVLDGNNKRPPGVPAGKDGGGWYWIDDTQKAWLKEDLAANREKIKLVFCHEELHCMPPESVEGEYVPPSLTNAGFIHNGWELREMFTADGKVLACFFGHKHCNKQLVLGGVNYITFAAMFWWGNYAKVTISDKLYIEGFRSKKVSLEEVKKSCPEVYWKTAIFQYRNPQRSYVIPTTCDK
- a CDS encoding prepilin-type N-terminal cleavage/methylation domain-containing protein — translated: MFSKIRRIRGSKILGFTLLELLVVIAIIALLASMLLPSLSKAREMGRRIKCVSNLRQIGLAFTMYADDYDGWLPFYLETSGDCLFWHQEISPYLGKTTSEYAGKDYIRCPTSTGTDASYGANYYVVFGQGPVSAQNGSRRLYKVPANVFLLGDAVTCAIHNPTQYPLNSDRDGDGINDTNSFMADIYNRLSIRHNEGANFLYADGHVKWISLYDWIKNKDGMWGTYARP
- a CDS encoding DUF4838 domain-containing protein, encoding MMKPTGKNNKGFIISSSGSPDAVIVIAKNAPAPVRFAAQELKYFLDRMTGNDFDIVNKKPVKGRSIILGDCPWSRTAGIDPDSVERDGYIIHISSKTVFIAGKDDESKKSKILFTFNAIRDEEFIPAVWDFERGTLYGVYWFLEHLGIRWFFPGTKGMVVPGRKDITVKPRKFTDEPHFALRCVLPNMWTKPKDLPSKNQALFPQVLFPSEYKDLAWSDKEYRLWLLRMRASSMWMAFNHRPNRHFWEKRFGKSHPEYFAISKNGKRDLKQHSPRREFSGHLCYSEKGVFEETIKDIEAYFSGKPVQSRIPFISTLHNKYNKGWSPYGAYGDTFTLLPHDSYHLAACHCKKCRSLTDDKASFESRHSKLIWNFVARVGKEIEKKFPEKKLTCLAYLTFTEIPEGLKKLPDNIIVGICPYKTCEIYNLIKHEEYNKYLNLVKRWHRMISNSLIYYIHYLPRMLGVLGGTSQAGIPSYMPHFLSKYFRDIAKYGKYVFIEEDRDGIILEHLNRYIIYKLLWNPELDIDVLIDDYLQNFYGPAATYIGKILKSIESQYVQMNLEKTDPFPIQSDIYEKYFTESLTAEYRSLADKAIKLTKGTRYEDATVLFSRYFVGALEKGRRMFLNKVQKRAK